A genomic stretch from Kribbella jejuensis includes:
- a CDS encoding YidH family protein — protein MSEEEEPDYRFTLANERTYLAYLRTSLACYAGGLSAVQFLDLGPDRWPARIIGIVLVLTGIITTAGAFRRWQLNLSAIRRGGALPASRLPLMLGATIATVGLIGLLFSLWR, from the coding sequence CTACCGGTTCACCCTCGCGAACGAGCGCACCTACCTGGCGTACCTGCGAACCTCGCTCGCCTGCTACGCAGGCGGCCTGTCCGCCGTGCAGTTCCTCGACCTCGGTCCGGACCGCTGGCCGGCCCGGATCATCGGCATTGTGCTGGTCCTGACCGGGATCATCACCACGGCCGGCGCGTTCCGCCGCTGGCAGCTCAACCTGTCCGCGATCCGCCGCGGCGGCGCTCTGCCCGCGAGCCGGCTCCCGCTGATGCTCGGAGCAACGATCGCGACCGTGGGCCTGATCGGCTTGCTGTTCTCCCTCTGGCGATAA